TCTTCCCCATGTTCATCCTGTAAATCAAATACGAAAAACTTCGTCGGAAATAGTACTCTACTGATACTGTCACTACTAATAGAAAGAGTAATTAAAGGACTACTAAAATTGATGAATGTAACATGATATCTATATCATGCCGCTACATTTAACTATGGGAATCATCATGCATAGTTAAACAGCTACCAACGAAGAACATCGCGGAAGCAAAAGCGTATGTCTTGATAAAGCATGAACTTATAGTATAATCCATGCACAAGTAATGGATGAAACTGTCAaacatataacaaaaaatgtacccacgaaaaaaaattaaaatgcaattGAAATATGAATACAACGCCATTATCACGTATACATTTTCGTCGAAGTtagataagtatttttttttttctcattgtattcatgcaaaattatagttacctaatatttttttatttcaaattttaagtACTAATTTTAACTTGTTCTGAAATACTAATaatgtaagtacatatattttattctatagctcggtgctataaaaataataaaaaaaaacaaatatttgtcaaaaagcaacaaaaataatttatagagaAAAAGTAAACTTTACCACTAAGCCACAGAACACCTTTACCATGTGAGGGTAGATACTGTAAACAACTACCCACATCAAAAAAGATAATGCCGTTGTGAGGCATCAATTCACGCAAACCAATCAAAATGTGCAAAAAATGCccattattgaagtgaaaacttattttaacatcatcatattatattattcttaaataatatcCGTGAACTCTCTGCGGAAAAAGTCCTAGCTCCCCAAATCACCAAACAAGGGTTCCTATCACATCGAATCAGAACCGTATTTAAAAGCAATATTCGAGTATGTCTTTACGAATTTACGATGTAATTGTATTCCGCTTACAATTGTAGTCCTAAAACCTTTTCAAGTTTAAACCATTGAGCCcccagcggcccgatcggtccacgacacaataattttctattgtgtctgtgattccgggggctgagttattaactCTCAACACTTTCACATAAGTTGTCACTCCGTATATTATGTACCGCAAGCGAAAAGCAAAGGTACCAGTCGTATTCTCACGTCGGCGTGGCCCGTGTGCCGGCGGTGGTGCGCGTGCTGCTCGTAGTGCGCGCACTCCTCGAGCCGCGTGACGCCCGCGAGCCGGTAGCGGTGGAGCTCCGCGAGCCGTACGCGTAATTCCCGCTCGCGCCAGAGCCCGGCTACTACTGCTGTGTGCTCCGCGCGTCCGTAGAACTGCGCGGTCCAGCGGAGGCGCTCCGTGAACTCTCTGCGGATAATATGTACCATTTTAAGATACTTCGTAATGTTAATATATagtagaatttttttttaatttgattagcCTCAGGCCGAAGAAAAGATGAACTGGACCAATTTAATAGAGACTGGTCTACAATAGCACAAGATCGTGATTCATGGAAGCGCTTTGGGGAGGCCTTTGCTCTGCATTGGGACACAACAGGCtacaacaatacaatacaaacgAATAACGATTAGACTTTCCACACTGTATTTACGAGTACGCGTTTCTAACTTTGTAGTGCTGCGGTAAACACAAAATTGCAACAGCTATTTAAATTGGGTGTGTCTGtaagcaataaaataaagtattttattttaataaggttaGATCAAACTTAAACCAATAAAGTGGAATTTGTTATGAAAAACAAATCATGCGGGAAATACCGCGTCTTATCATCTGCCACGCAAATGTACgtaataatagttaataatagTAAGTCTTTGTGGACAATAagcaaaaacaaacattttccTCACTTCTCATAAAAAACAACTATGTTTGCGGATTAAAAAATTGGATTGAGCggatttaacataataatgtattcacattttatataattttaaaagattttttgctcttttaattaaaaatgtaaattgtacaagcactttacaaagttttaatttcattgacATATTACTTACTTTTTCTCTTTGGCAAGTTTTCCTAGTGTCTTTTGTTTGTTGCGCTGGTTGTTAAAGAACACAGAAACAAGTTGGAAGTCCCTGACAAGCCTTTTTCTTCTTGTTCTTTCTCTCAGCCGTCGTGTGTAAATATCCACTTGGGATAACTTAAGCGCTGAAAAAGTTCATGAAATTCTAAACATtgacatatttaataattataaagaaagaaatagTGTAAAGTACGCTGTGtttcctaaataaaaaaaaataccatgGAAGCAACTTAGAAAAGTAAAGAACATATTATACCAAATCAACTTTGTCTATAACTTACCAACATCAAGTTCATCATCTTCTGGATTGAGTGATAATGTTGATATTAACTGTTCTGCTTCATGATCATGCTCCTAAAACAAAGAATATATTAAAGAAAGATGTACaatgtaacaaaaacattattcAGTTTTAAAACTGCTGTTAATCAATCACATAAGtgcaatattatacaaaaatagccgctaaaaccgaataaaatatagcctattaATAGTAAGAATGTTGTTTTCTATTggtgaaaattattaaaatcagcTCAATACTTTGGAGCCTTtacaatacaaacaaacaaaaaataatcttttctctttataatattggcgTATATGTAGATGATACTCACTCTTTCAAAGTCATCTCTATTTGACATATATCCAAGTTGAGCAGCTTCATCTGCGCTAATTGATAAGGGTGGGAGACGTGAGACAGCGCTGGGACTGAGAGGCCCCTGATCTTTATCTGGACAGTGCAATGATGGTCGACTAGTGCTTTCCACATTACCCCATGTTGCCCGACCTATGCTACCCTCCAGATATCTGGCTATATATTCATCTTTGGCTTCTGCAATCAGGAATAATCATTAAATctatcataattataatgttaactAAGTTATTCTTGATAACCATCTATTTTTGAATACTTTACCTTCTGGAGTCCGTGTTTCTATATGCTTAGCTATATCTTCCCAATTCCCAAAACCAAATTGTTCTATTGCATCTAATAATCTTACTTCTTCGTTGGCTGACCAATTGTTGCGACCCAAGAATATACCAAAAGCGCCAGCGTccttagtaaataataataattaaaattaaaatagtgtgtataaattaattataaatataaattagcgAAATATGTGGGCAAAAACTTACCATAAACTGATAAGAATGGTCATTTTTATGTGGTCCGATTTCAGCACCAAGTGAAAAACACTGAAAAATTGTGAAACcataacaatacaaaatttaaattaagcgCCAAAACTTCAAACTATATGACAAGGACACCAGTAATTTACCTGCaaacaaatatcaaaatcTTTGCACTCTGCACATCTTACACGTACACCGTTTATTTCTTCTTGGCAATAAGTACAATTATATTTCGCGTATAAATCAGAAAAAGacatcttaaaattaaatcattaaataaaaattagctaACAAACTTTGGCAGTTTTTCGTCAACTACGCGGCAGCCATATTTTATCACAGATAAAGGAAACCGTTTACAGCTGGCAAAGAAAAAGCACAAAAACACAGATAAGAAATGATTTGTCGATggatcatatattttttaaaagcaagtataaaattgttataagaTTGCATAATATTGGAAACACATTGGAAATCATTTAATTCaggtaatattaaattcaaaatttaaaatctgttttattcaattaaaatatattttcagataTTACGTTAACGCACATATTAAACACTATCGtcaaatattgataattaatttacaaagataattgtTTGCCTGTCTATAATAactatgtaataaaatgtatattagacagggtgtaatcgttaagtgtgcacaagcgattattccgtaactattgcagaaaccaaaaaactttaaactgatattgaaagtacttaacccaatgataaaaataaaacgagaattataaaaaaaatgttacaaaaaaaaaatgaaggGATGGGAGTAAAAATGAAGGagaatatctacaaaaaataaataaaaatatgtagttttcaaatcaccttgttttttttacctgACGGACCCAGAAGGAGCGTAATGTGTTTGAGCCTTAGGTTTgagctgtatgtatgtatgtttgtttgttcgtatgTTTGATTCTATGTGCGCCTCTGCAGTCTAAATGGCTTGACCGATTTCTATAAACTAAttccaaataaatttaagtaaaatttgacctaggtaggtcatttaaaatactaatgtatttttgtcttaaatttacacgatgatgaatgaaacaactttaaatcgcggtatttattactttttatttttttgatttttattctatagtatCAAGATTGCTTGCGTCGCAGTATCAGTGTTGCTATATGAGCGACGGTGGCGCCCTCATTTTTTGTCATCTCTTTTGTGTCGCACTGTACATTAAACACTCCCATACaatttatttcccatacattttgtattcatagcagattttcgaagtgacgTTCTCATTCTGCAGTACAAttaggagctctatttacaactgtttctaaatgaacttcccttcaaatttgccaagtaattaaaacagaaaatcaaaaaagaaagagaaagctaaaatcgttcatattaaatgtacatgggatattcatatctcatacctactaaatgtatgggagggtctaaagttatttttttagatatttctcgttttattttaaaaaatgtattatggtcattttattcattatagtagagccattttaataggcaacatttgacagttcaacaaaattcaacaacgtaacctagtaacgacgacatagaataacatgatatttcgttttgttagaactgcacatttgcttaacttttttcaattatgattacatatttataataataatgaccgatacaagtaattttaagatttcattttacttataaaccatactaaacataataaacaatttctgaattgaagaactgacgttgctacaattttgtgtcaataaaccttttttatttttaaataccagagacgttactctaaaaatcgaaatctgacatctagaatcgaatgcattgattacttgtaaataaaaatcatcataaattaataaattcgattgacaaatgtttcaaatccgtatcgattaattcactttaatcgatgtttttaagcaggttacctctcttcgaagataaaattgatagacgtcaaatgttgcctattaaattggctcgactataggtTAAGTACTAtagatatcagtttaaagttttttttatatctgtaatagttatggaataatcgcctgtgcacacttaacgattacaccctgtataaataataagaaaaataaactcCCATAAAATCTAGAGCAAAAAAGACCACGTGTCCATCAACAGGCAAAttacgaaatttaaaaaatattgctgtCAAATGTCAATGTTCAGTAAATGTCAAGTAATAAATtggcaataattattgtatgggGAAAAGCGCGGGAAACTTCGAAGTTGGAGGGAGTGTTTCTAAAgctgatttaattttaattattttttttgtagtcagaggtgtttattttgtaaatattacttgtatttattatatatatttgtaaattcatATAGTTTTGTGGTGTATATTGGTAAGTTTTCttgtagatatatttttagtatgtaAGAACCCTCGCGGGAGTTTCGGGCGGGAATATGAACGACCCTCCCGATCCTTTTTCAGAGGATTCAGATTTACGCTCTGGTCCTCTTGTGGCAAGTTATGTCACATTGGAATCAAACAATGAAAGTATACTATTAGATCCGGAACTAAATAGAAAAAGGCGgcgtaaaaaaattatgaatgatagcgatacaaatattaattctaGTAATGATTCTTCTTCCtttatatcaaataataatgtagCAGAAACATCAAACTCAGTTCCACCTAATCCTACAGATCATAATATCCGTGCCAATTATATCCAAACAGATGGATATCCATATATAGTTCATGTGCAGAGAATAGAAGGCTCTGAGGGAGATGGCTCCACATTGCACCCTATCACATTTGGAAAtttcttaaagaaaaataaaattcaaaatattgttcCTGGCAGTGTTAAGAGAATAGGGAGAAATAGATGTTCTGTTGCGTTTTCAACCTTTTACGATGCCaatgcatttttaaataatagcaatctaaatacatttaaactaaaagCTAAAATCCCAACATTTCACATTACAAGAATGGGTTTAGTTAGGGGTGTTCCGAGTGACTGGTCTCCTGAGGAagttatagataatatatctGTGCCTTCTGGCTgtggtaaaattattaaaattaggcgaatcaattttaaagtaaacatTGATGGATCCAATGTTTGGAAGCCATCCCAATCTGTCATTTTAACCTTCGATGGTCAAGTCCTACCccaaaaaatatacatgtGTTATAATGCATTACCAGTTGATTTGTATATTTTCCCAACAATTCAATGTTTTAACTGTTGCCGATATGGCCATACAAAAAACATCTGTAGATCGAAACCTCGTTGTTATAAATGTGGTCTAGATCATTCAGGTGAGACATGCACTGTTGAGGAAGATTGCGCACAGTGTATTACATGTTCTGGCTTTCACTACGCTACAAATAAAGTCTGTCCAGAATTTAATAGACAAAGgaacattaaaatttcaatggcTCAGCAGAATATATCATATGCTGAAGCAAGTAAATTACATCCACAAATTTCTAAATCTTTTACAGACATATTACAGTCAACCCCAACTGTACATCTcacatcaaataaaacaaattcattACATGCTGGCACTCAGAGGTCATCATATAAAAAGACAGTAGCTTTAAAACCACGATCTCCACCTAAAACAAGTGTGGGATATGATAGAGCTTCGCATGAAGCCCTCATAAAGGAATATCAGATCCCAGCTCCTGATAATGGTTGCGCAATTCAGCCTAGTAGTGACCAGTCTCCTAATAATGTCATATTAGATTTATTATCAACTTTAATAGAAGCTTTACATCAaaacaatatcttaaaacCGTCCAACGTTGCTCAGTTAAACAATGTGCTCAAAAATTTCGGTAATAATAATGGATTCAAATATAATTCAGTGGAACTGTAGAAGTGTTATCCCTAAAAAAACGGAACTAatacatcttataaataaatataaaccttTGGCAATTGCCTTAAATGAAACATGGTTAAAACCAAATTCATTTTTTCGCATTCCTGGATATCACTGTTTACGTGATGACAGGAGTGATGGATATGGTGGGGttgctattttattaaaaaattcattgctatacaaaaaaataatttttttcaacaaTAATCAGTCTTGTAATATAAACGTTGTGGGAGCCATTGTTGACAAAATTTCCGTTGTGTCAATTTACATACCCCATCCAACTTCTGAAGCTTTAAATGATTTAAGACAGGTATTGAATTCACTACATGGTCAAGTGCTTGTGTTAGGGGATTTTAATTCACACCATCAAGTATGGGGCAGTAGTATTACTAATACCAATGGAGAATTATTATTGGAGTTAATtgataaattcaatttatgtttattgaaTACAGGTGAACCGACTCGACGGACacatattaatgaaaatattagtGCAGTAGATTTATCAATGTGCTCGGCAAATTTAGCTTCAAAAATATCGTGGAAGCCTTTAGTGTCTACTTTTGGAAGCGACCACTTTCCAATTTTGTTAAATCttcctaataaaaataataagcatTGTAATAAAAGATCACCACgctgtaaatataatttaaaaaatgtagacTGGGATATTTATCGAAATCGCATAGAAAACGAGGTTAAGGAGCTGTCTGAAGTCAAAGAGGGGAAAGAAACAGAATGTTCAAACAATTttgcaaaaattattttaaaagtagctGATGAAATTTTTCCTACAAAACCAACGAAAACTTCAATACTACCTTTTCCCCCTTGGTGGGATAAGGAATGTTCAGAGGCTATCAAGAAAAGGAAATCCATAGAGAAAGTATATAACAAAGACATGTCAGAAGAAAATTTGGatattttaaacgcgattatAAAAGATACCCAAATTCttcttaaaaagaaaaaaagggAAGGATGGAAATCATTTTGTGCCTCTCTTTCTCCCAATTCTAATCCTAGCGAAGTATGGAACTCTATAAGACGCTTCAGGTCAGTTTATAGAGATCAACAATTTATAGTTCCAGAATCGTTAGCTGAAGAATTTATAGATACAATAGCACCACCTTCAGTCCCATCACAGTTAGATTACTTCCCCATTTTAAAATCTGTTCAAATGGATCATAACTATGCAATACTATCAACACCATTCACATTATATGAATTAAAGGGTACTTTGTCTGGAGTGAACGATTCTGCACCGGGTTTAGACGGAATACCTTACTCCTTCCTCACGCACCTCGGCGATTCTGCCTTGGAATATTATCTAAACCTTATTAACGTTGTTTTGCTGACAGGAAATATACCACCTCAATGGAAGGAGCAGGAAGTGATACCTGTGTTAAAACCTAACAAAAACCCAGAGGAAGCATCCTCCTACAGACCTATCGTTTTATCATCAGTATTAGCCAAAATAGCCGAACATTTAGTTAAAAACCGTATAGAGTGGTATATTGAACATCATAACTCATTATCAAAAACACAGTTTGGTTTTCGGAAAGGTAAAAGTACTATGGAcaacataagtattttaacaACGGATATTCGTATTGCTTTTTCTGATAACCAACATGTCATTGCTGTTTTCCTTGATATTAATTCTGCGTATGATAATGTTAATATACAAATTCTAAAGAATAAATTGATCAAATTACAGATCCCCGAAATACtaattaactttataattgtaatagcCACTGagagaaaattaaatttcaagttAAATTATTCTGACTCAACATTATCGCGAACTGTACATAAAGGACTTCCTCAAGGATCCGTCCTCAGCCCATTATTGTATAACATATATACAAGCGATTtagaagatatattttttgattctGTTAACATATTACAATACGCTGATGACGTTGTAATATATATTGcaaatgataatttaatttcagcTTGTAGCTCGATAAACAATAACTTGCATGTATTAGGCGAATGGCTTGATATTAACTCACTCGATATATCGGTTTCCAAAAGCTCTGTTGTAGTTTTTTCTAGACAACGGTCGTCACCGACCGTAAATAtcgtgtataaaaataataccttaCCTCAACACGATCAGACTAAATTTTTAGGCGTTATATTGGATTATAGGCTCGCAGGCACTCCTCACATAAATTACGTGATGATAAAGtgcgaaaaatatttaaatatgttaaggTGCCTCTCGGGGGTGTGGTGGGGAGCTCACCCATTTTGTTTGAAGCTTGTTTATAATGCCATTATAAGAAGTACTATGGACTACGGGATGTTTCTCTTAGACGGTGGAAATGTTACAGCCTTTAAAAAGTTAGATCTTATTCAATCGAAAGCGTTACGAATAATAACAGGTGCCATGAAATCTAGCCCAATCAATGCGCTTCAAATAGAATGTTGTGAGCCTCCGCTATCCCTTCGGAGGCAATATTTATCAGATAGATATGTATTTCGTCTATTTCAATTCTCTAGACATCCCTTGTTCAatagattagaaaaattatattgcaaaaTTCTAACATGCAGGTATTGGGACCATAAAATGTTACCATGTCTGATTCAAAGTTATCACAGAATCAAATCTATACCTTCCCCGATTCATCGGTCTTCGGCGTTGCCGctatttagtaataatttcaaatctCTTCTTATATCCCCAgatatagtttataatataggcaTAACGAAACATGATTCATATGCTTATATAGACTTTAAAAATGCACTGAATTGTAAAGAATGGGAAAAACATAATCACATTTATACTGACGCATCAAAATCATCACCTCAGAGTTGTGTAGGAGTTGGAGTGTTTCACCAGCAGttcaacatttatataaaaaataaacttccgccagaatcgtcagtttttactGGAGAATGCTTAGGTATACTTAAGGCCGTAGAGTATGTAATCTTAATGAAACTGccaaaaacaattatatttacagATTCCAAGAGTGCCTTGCAAAGTCttcacaaattttcatttcttaaTAAACCCTTTTACCCCATTATTTTTGAtatcaaaagtaaattattagaatGTTCATTCAAAGGTTATGCTGTTACATTTGCTTGGATACCAAGTCACAGTGGTATCCAAGGAAATGAAAAAGCTGATGAGTTGGCAAGGTCTGCTGTGCGATGTGGAGACATGTTTCCCTATCAGAGTTATTGCCATGACTTGGTCAGTTTGCCTAAAATTTACTTGCACGAGTCTTGGGAAAATCTCTGGAAACAAAGTACATTATATAAAGGAAAGCAATATTATAAGTTACAAGAAGTCGTTACCACTAAACCTTGGTTCAATAAAGTTACAGGCTGTAAGCTTGTAAcctctattattataagaatgcGTCTTGGTCATACATGTTGCCCAGCTCATCTTGCGAGACTGGGTATTTTAAATAGTGCCATCTGTGAATGTGGAACTGATGTAGGAGATATAGATCACATATTTTTTGCATGCCCCTTACTTGACCACTCTTCGTTTATATCCAACTTGATATCCCTTCGTATCCCATTTCCAACTCGTATGTTATGTTTACTACAAAATCCTATAAAGTTATACAACGCCTTATCatcatttataataagtaataacttaaagttataataatttatacatatatatttgtatctaGTAACATTAAACGTAtctataataagtaaataataatataaatagtaatctatgtatatataaatatttcccaACTCCTCTGACTTAAATCCAAATCTCCTCACCTTAATCCTTACCGCGAATTGTTTCCTTACCTTTTATCATACTTGACACTGGCAAATAGTCACATCTTCTTGccatgaaaacaaaaaaaaaaaaaaaaaaaaaaattattgtatgggtatgccaatattatttttgttgcaAATTGTTGTGAagtgatcgaatttttaattacttataaataatttcactacACGTGCTTGCgattgttaaattttcatacTATACATCTTACGTGACAGctgtctatattattattttaaaatcttcggTAATAAACGTGTGCAATGTAATGTGATAGTTGATTGAATCTTCCTGTCTGTGTAGCAAGAGTTAAAACTAGTTACCAAACATGAAATCTAGTAAACGAAGGCTTCAGGCACTCGCAGAGGGTTCCGAAGGTTTatccaattatttaaaaatggaagATTCTGAGACATCAATTCCACCTGTCTTTAGATCACGATTGCACGAATTATTTTCTCAgatagaaaaagaatttgacCTTCTCTACTCGGAAAATTTGAATTGTAAGTAAACAAGTTTACATTTTTTGAAGGTTTATCCTAGAATTTTCCTTTGGTGTTCATTTTAAACTTCAAGGTTCTGACTGtgtttaatcaaaatattacaacAGCTAATTACTTTTCGTATTGTTTTAGTGCAAGagaaaattgatattttaagtGAAAAACTTGAGAGAGAGAGTTGTGTTGGTGACAAACAAAATGATTATATTGAATTTGAGACATCAGGAAAAAATTCTAAAGCaaaaagtaagtaatattgttttatattataaaaaataaatagcacactgcaatctattaaaaatgaatataattataaatctaatTAAACACATACTATCTAGAGGTGATTAAATTAACAAGAACACAAACAACAGACTATGACCATTAAAATcacacaaatttattttttattgatacaatataataaaaagttatcaaATCAAATGGTAGATAAACATAGTATCAAATAATGATAAGATAAATTCTTAGATTTGTCTTCATTGTTGTATTCTATTGTCTTTTGTTGAGAAGAGTGTACATAATGAGGCTCATTTCCATGAAATCTTGTCCAACTTTGGATTTTAAATCATATGATGTTCCAGTATCGCAGAATAACTCGCAAAAAGTGAAAACTAGCCATAAATTAAGAGTGCAGACTAGTAAGATTGTGTCGAGTTTCAAGGCACCAACATATAGTTGCCAGCTTGTTAGAGAATTCACTGGGCACAAGGATGGTATCTGGGATGTCTCATCAGCAAGACCCGGTCAAGCACTCTTTGGAACTGCCTCAGCAggtaaatatcaataattttatgtcaccaataagtaataactttcaaataatataatcagattttattgtgtaaagaaatgttgtttttgtataTGATTTTATACAGATTATTTTGCACATAATCAATCAGAAGATTGCATGCTATTTTAacagaataaaatttttaaacatctttatatataaaaatgaatcgcaaaatgtgttggtaagcgcataactcgagaacggctgaaccgatttcgataattctttttt
The Colias croceus chromosome 18, ilColCroc2.1 genome window above contains:
- the LOC123699750 gene encoding transcriptional adapter 2B isoform X5, with product MSFSDLYAKYNCTYCQEEINGVRVRCAECKDFDICLQCFSLGAEIGPHKNDHSYQFMDAGAFGIFLGRNNWSANEEVRLLDAIEQFGFGNWEDIAKHIETRTPEEAKDEYIARYLEGSIGRATWGNVESTSRPSLHCPDKDQGPLSPSAVSRLPPLSISADEAAQLGYMSNRDDFEREHDHEAEQLISTLSLNPEDDELDVALKLSQVDIYTRRLRERTRRKRLVRDFQLVSVFFNNQRNKQKTLGKLAKEKKEFTERLRWTAQFYGRAEHTAVVAGLWRERELRVRLAELHRYRLAGVTRLEECAHYEQHAHHRRHTGHADQWVSGHADKRANAERAAAKKKRRRKRLKFHQPKVHTGRKYRMWLLQKELLQRRRTAPEAAAQH
- the LOC123699750 gene encoding transcriptional adapter 2B isoform X1; this translates as MSFSDLYAKYNCTYCQEEINGVRVRCAECKDFDICLQCFSLGAEIGPHKNDHSYQFMDAGAFGIFLGRNNWSANEEVRLLDAIEQFGFGNWEDIAKHIETRTPEEAKDEYIARYLEGSIGRATWGNVESTSRPSLHCPDKDQGPLSPSAVSRLPPLSISADEAAQLGYMSNRDDFEREHDHEAEQLISTLSLNPEDDELDVALKLSQVDIYTRRLRERTRRKRLVRDFQLVSVFFNNQRNKQKTLGKLAKEKKEFTERLRWTAQFYGRAEHTAVVAGLWRERELRVRLAELHRYRLAGVTRLEECAHYEQHAHHRRHTGHADVRIRLGSSGCLDTQTKEQTQNAQLQRKKDVESVSSSTSPRCTRDGSTACGCSRRSCCSAAAPHQRQLLNTNEAQLCNNLSLAPAQYITLKGMLLRRPATPHCELDHALKHYLHAAGWIRN
- the LOC123699750 gene encoding transcriptional adapter 2B isoform X3 — encoded protein: MSFSDLYAKYNCTYCQEEINGVRVRCAECKDFDICLQCFSLGAEIGPHKNDHSYQFMDAGAFGIFLGRNNWSANEEVRLLDAIEQFGFGNWEDIAKHIETRTPEEAKDEYIARYLEGSIGRATWGNVESTSRPSLHCPDKDQGPLSPSAVSRLPPLSISADEAAQLGYMSNRDDFEREHDHEAEQLISTLSLNPEDDELDVALKLSQVDIYTRRLRERTRRKRLVRDFQLVSVFFNNQRNKQKTLGKLAKEKKEFTERLRWTAQFYGRAEHTAVVAGLWRERELRVRLAELHRYRLAGVTRLEECAHYEQHAHHRRHTGHADVRIRLQWVSGHADKRANAERAAAKKKRRRKRLKFHQPKVHTGRKYRMWLLQKELLQRRRTAPEAAAQH
- the LOC123699750 gene encoding transcriptional adapter 2B isoform X2, with translation MSFSDLYAKYNCTYCQEEINGVRVRCAECKDFDICLQCFSLGAEIGPHKNDHSYQFMDAGAFGIFLGRNNWSANEEVRLLDAIEQFGFGNWEDIAKHIETRTPEEAKDEYIARYLEGSIGRATWGNVESTSRPSLHCPDKDQGPLSPSAVSRLPPLSISADEAAQLGYMSNRDDFEREHDHEAEQLISTLSLNPEDDELDVALKLSQVDIYTRRLRERTRRKRLVRDFQLVSVFFNNQRNKQKTLGKLAKEKKEFTERLRWTAQFYGRAEHTAVVAGLWRERELRVRLAELHRYRLAGVTRLEECAHYEQHAHHRRHTGHADGSSGCLDTQTKEQTQNAQLQRKKDVESVSSSTSPRCTRDGSTACGCSRRSCCSAAAPHQRQLLNTNEAQLCNNLSLAPAQYITLKGMLLRRPATPHCELDHALKHYLHAAGWIRN
- the LOC123699750 gene encoding transcriptional adapter 2B isoform X4; amino-acid sequence: MDAGAFGIFLGRNNWSANEEVRLLDAIEQFGFGNWEDIAKHIETRTPEEAKDEYIARYLEGSIGRATWGNVESTSRPSLHCPDKDQGPLSPSAVSRLPPLSISADEAAQLGYMSNRDDFEREHDHEAEQLISTLSLNPEDDELDVALKLSQVDIYTRRLRERTRRKRLVRDFQLVSVFFNNQRNKQKTLGKLAKEKKEFTERLRWTAQFYGRAEHTAVVAGLWRERELRVRLAELHRYRLAGVTRLEECAHYEQHAHHRRHTGHADVRIRLGSSGCLDTQTKEQTQNAQLQRKKDVESVSSSTSPRCTRDGSTACGCSRRSCCSAAAPHQRQLLNTNEAQLCNNLSLAPAQYITLKGMLLRRPATPHCELDHALKHYLHAAGWIRN